A region from the Vicia villosa cultivar HV-30 ecotype Madison, WI linkage group LG3, Vvil1.0, whole genome shotgun sequence genome encodes:
- the LOC131657766 gene encoding secreted RxLR effector protein 161-like has product MRFFLGVKVSQNANGIHLCQKKYAREVLERFNIWNCNSVKNPIVPGTVLSREGGKDVDSILYKQLMANPKEEHMMIAKRELRYLRGTLDFSLFYRRRTASKLLAYNDSDYAREVNDRKSTSGYVFLLSEAAGCWSSKK; this is encoded by the exons ATGAGGTTCTTCCTTGGAGTTAAAGTAAGTCAAAATGCGAATGGAATCCACTTATGCCAAAAGAAATATGCAAGAGAAGTTTTGGAAAGATTCAATATATGGAATTGTAACTCTGTCAAAAATCCAATAGTTCCTGGAACTGTATTATCAAGAGAAGGTGGAAAAGATGTCGATTCAATTTTGTATAAGCAATTG ATGGCTAATCCTAAGGAGGAACACATGATGATTGCTAAAAGAGAATTGAGGTACTTAAGAGGTACTTTGGACTTTTCCTTATTTTATAGAAGAAGGACTGCCTCGAAGCTTTTGGCATATAATGATAGTGATTATGCAAGAGAAGTTAATGatagaaagagtacttcagggtATGTGTTTCTATTAAGTGAGGCAGCAGGTTGTTGGAGCTCAAAGAAGTGA